One part of the Glycine max cultivar Williams 82 chromosome 14, Glycine_max_v4.0, whole genome shotgun sequence genome encodes these proteins:
- the LOC100781394 gene encoding probable inactive receptor kinase At5g10020 isoform X4 has product MQAIWFMLLLLVAIALGNSDIDSLLEFKKSIQNDPSGLVVNSWDSRSLDSDGCPKNWHGIVCSEGSVISITLDNAGLVGEFNFLAISGLTMLRNLSAVNNHFTGDLLYIATIESLEYADLSLNKFNGPLLSNFTQLRKLIYLNLSSNELGGTLPIEFHKLEQLKYLDLHMNNFSGDIMHIFYQMGSVLYIDLSCNRISGTPDLGLADESFLSSIQYLNISHNSLSGELFAHDGMPYLDNLEVFDASNNQLEGNLPSFTFVVSLRILRLACNQLTGLLPEALLKESSMMLSELDLSQNKLEGPIGIITSVTLQKLNLSSNKLYGPLPLRVGHCSIIDLSNNTLSGNFSRIRYWGNYVEVVQLSTNSLGGMLPNETSQFLRLTALKVSNNSLEGFLPPILGTYPELEEIDLSLNQLSGFVLPSFFTSTKLINLNLSNNKFSGSIPILFQPPNNPLVSAENFSLVFLDLSHNNLSGTLPSNMSRLHNLAYLNLCNNQLEGTIPDDLPDELRVLNVSFNNLSGVVPESLKQFPDSAFHPGNTMLVFPHSQSSPKDTSNLGLREHRLHKKSATRIALIACLVAGGFVMAFVAIIIYYKVHHEKERTSKQNEAMSITQESTFTSNTEAPDRNLGALPPAQRGSSDDARNIHPVGKKPIDPGPFELGKNEEGTSTPMSILSPSNPSSSKSYQFENPGSLKVSSPDKLVGDLHIFDGSLVLTVEELSCAPAEVIGRSCHGTLYKATLDSGHELAIKWLREGITKGKKELAREIKKLGTIKHPNLVSVQGYYLGPKEHEKLIISNYMNAQSLDIYLQETDKRNLHPLSLDERLRVAVEVARCLHFLHDEKAIPHGNLKSTNILLETPNRNVLLTDYSLHRILTAAGTAEQLLNAGALGYRPPEFSRSSKPCPSLTSDVYAFGVVLLELLTGRNSGEIVSGIPGVVDLTDWVRFLAEQDRSNQCFDRSIMDRHNGERQSKILDEMLKVALRCILPASDRPDMKTVFGDLSTIR; this is encoded by the exons ATGCAGGCTATCTGGTTCATGCTATTGTTGTTGGTGGCTATTGCATTAGGGAATTCAGATATTGATTCACTCCTTGAATTCAAGAAGAGTATTCAGAATGACCCTTCTGGATTAGTAGTTAATTCTTGGGATTCCAGGTCTTTAGATTCCGATGGTTGTCCTAAGAACTGGCATGGGATAGTGTGTAGTGAAGGCAGTGTTATATCTATCACTCTGGACAATGCTGGTTTGGTTGGTGAGTTTAATTTCCTTGCAATTAGTGGCCTTACAATGCTTCGCAATTTGTCTGCTGTGAACAACCATTTCACAGGAGATCTGTTATATATTGCTACAATTGAATCACTTGAATATGCTGATTTGTCCCTCAACAAGTTTAATGGCCCGTTACTCTCTAACTTCACTCAGTTGCGCAAGTTAATATATCTGAATCTTTCTTCAAATGAACTTGGAGGTACTCTTCCTATTGAGTTTCACAAACTTGAGCAGTTGAAGTATTTAGATTTGCACATGAATAATTTCTCTGGGGATATTATGCATATATTTTATCAGATGGGCAGTGTGCTATATATTGACTTAAGCTGCAACAGGATTTCTGGTACACCGGATTTGGGACTAGCAGATGAGTCATTTCTCTCTTCAATTCAGTATTTAAATATTAGCCATAATTCCTTGAGTGGTGAGTTATTTGCTCATGATGGTATGCCTTACCTTGACAATTTAGAGGTCTTTGATGCTAGTAATAATCAGTTAGAGGGTAATCTACCTTCCTTCACGTTTGTGGTATCCCTTCGGATTCTTCGCCTTGCATGCAACCAGTTGACTGGTTTACTGCCCGAAGCTCTATTGAAGGAAAGTTCAATGATGTTGTCTGAACTGGATCTTAGTCAAAACAAGCTTGAAG GTCCCATTGGAATTATTACCTCGGTGACTCTGCAGAAGCTTAATTTATCTTCAAACAAATTGTATGGCCCCTTACCTCTCAGGGTAGGCCACTGTTCCATCATAGATTTGAGTAATAACACACTATCAGGTAATTTCTCAAGGATCCGGTATTGGGGTAACTATGTGGAAGTTGTTCAGCTAAGTACCAACTCATTGGGAGGAATGCTACCAAATGAAACTTCTCAATTTTTAAGGTTAACTGCACTTAAGGTATCCAATAACTCATTGGAGGGATTTCTCCCACCAATTTTGGGAACATATCCAGAACTAGAAGAGATTGATCTTAGCCTCAACCAGCTTTCTGGGTTTGTCCTACCAAGCTTTTTCACCTCAACCAAATTGATTAATCTTAATCTCTCCAACAATAAATTTTCTGGATCAATTCCTATTCTATTTCAACCTCCAAATAATCCATTAGTTTCTGCTGAAAATTTTAGTCTGGTGTTTCTTGATCTTTCACACAACAACTTGAGTGGGACTCTTCCTTCAAATATGAGTAGGCTTCACAATTTGGCATATCTCAATCTATGCAACAACCAATTGGAAGGTACTATTCCCGATGACCTTCCAGATGAGTTGAGAGTATTGAATGTGTCCTTTAATAATCTTTCTGGTGTTGTGCCAGAAAGCTTAAAGCAGTTTCCTGACTCAGCATTTCATCCAGGAAATACTATGCTGGTATTTCCACATTCGCAATCATCACCAAAAGATACTTCCAACCTAGGTTTGAGGGAACATCGGTTACATAAAAAGTCTGCAACTAGGATTGCCCTGATTGCATGTTTGGTTGCTGGTGGTTTTGTGATGGCTTTTGTggctataataatttattataaggtCCATCATGAAAAAGAAAGGACTTCTAAACAAAATGAAGCAATGAGCATCACCCAAGAGAGTACTTTCACCTCAAATACAGAGGCACCTGATAGAAATTTGGGAGCATTACCGCCTGCTCAAAGGGGGTCTTCTGATGATGCAAGGAACATTCATCCAGTGGGAAAGAAGCCAATAGATCCTGGCCCTTTTGAATTAGGTAAGAATGAGGAAGGAACATCTACCCCAATGTCTATTTTGTCACCTTCAAATCCTTCATCTTCAAAAAGCTATCAGTTTGAGAATCCTGGTTCCCTCAAAGTCTCCTCTCCAGATAAATTAGTTGGAGACTTGCATATATTTGATGGATCCTTGGTGCTAACTGTGGAAGAACTTTCATGTGCTCCAGCAGAAGTTATTGGCAGGAGCTGTCATGGAACACTCTACAAAGCTACACTTGACTCAGGTCACGAATTGGCTATCAAATGGTTAAGAGAAGGAATAACTAAAGGAAAAAAGGAGTTGGCAAGGGAAATAAAGAAACTTGGGACTATCAAGCATCCAAATCTGGTTTCTGTTCAAGGTTACTACTTGGGGCCAAAGGAACATGAGAAACTGATTATATCAAATTACATGAATGCACAATCTTTGGACATTTATCTCCAGG aGACAGATAAAAGAAATCTCCATCCTTTGTCTCTTGATGAAAGGCTCAGGGTGGCTGTAGAGGTGGCGCGATGTCTGCATTTCTTACACGATGAGAAAGCCATACCTCATGGAAATCTCAAATCCACAAACATTTTGCTAGAAACTCCCAACAGAAATGTCCTCCTCACTGACTACAGCCTGCACAGAATACTCACTGCTGCTGGTACTGCTGAGCAACTTCTGAATGCCGGCGCACTCGGTTATCGGCCTCCTGAGTTTTCTAGATCAAGCAAGCCATGCCCTTCCCTGACAAGTGATGTCTATGCATTTGGAGTGGTCTTGTTAGAGCTCCTAACAGGAAGAAATTCTGGAGAAATAGTTTCTGGGATTCCAGGGGTGGTTGACCTCACTGACTGGGTGAGGTTCTTAGCCGAACAAGACCGTTCAAACCAGTGCTTTGATAGGTCTATAATGGACAGGCACAATGGGGAAAGACAATCTAAAATTCTTGATGAAATGCTAAAGGTGGCTCTTAGATGCATCCTTCCAGCATCTGATAGACCTGACATGAAAACTGTCTTTGGTGATCTCTCAACAATAAGGTAG
- the LOC100781394 gene encoding probable inactive receptor kinase At5g10020 isoform X5, producing MNLEMGSVLYIDLSCNRISGTPDLGLADESFLSSIQYLNISHNSLSGELFAHDGMPYLDNLEVFDASNNQLEGNLPSFTFVVSLRILRLACNQLTGLLPEALLKESSMMLSELDLSQNKLEGPIGIITSVTLQKLNLSSNKLYGPLPLRVGHCSIIDLSNNTLSGNFSRIRYWGNYVEVVQLSTNSLGGMLPNETSQFLRLTALKVSNNSLEGFLPPILGTYPELEEIDLSLNQLSGFVLPSFFTSTKLINLNLSNNKFSGSIPILFQPPNNPLVSAENFSLVFLDLSHNNLSGTLPSNMSRLHNLAYLNLCNNQLEGTIPDDLPDELRVLNVSFNNLSGVVPESLKQFPDSAFHPGNTMLVFPHSQSSPKDTSNLGLREHRLHKKSATRIALIACLVAGGFVMAFVAIIIYYKVHHEKERTSKQNEAMSITQESTFTSNTEAPDRNLGALPPAQRGSSDDARNIHPVGKKPIDPGPFELGKNEEGTSTPMSILSPSNPSSSKSYQFENPGSLKVSSPDKLVGDLHIFDGSLVLTVEELSCAPAEVIGRSCHGTLYKATLDSGHELAIKWLREGITKGKKELAREIKKLGTIKHPNLVSVQGYYLGPKEHEKLIISNYMNAQSLDIYLQVVSIFFAETDKRNLHPLSLDERLRVAVEVARCLHFLHDEKAIPHGNLKSTNILLETPNRNVLLTDYSLHRILTAAGTAEQLLNAGALGYRPPEFSRSSKPCPSLTSDVYAFGVVLLELLTGRNSGEIVSGIPGVVDLTDWVRFLAEQDRSNQCFDRSIMDRHNGERQSKILDEMLKVALRCILPASDRPDMKTVFGDLSTIR from the exons ATGAACTTGGAG ATGGGCAGTGTGCTATATATTGACTTAAGCTGCAACAGGATTTCTGGTACACCGGATTTGGGACTAGCAGATGAGTCATTTCTCTCTTCAATTCAGTATTTAAATATTAGCCATAATTCCTTGAGTGGTGAGTTATTTGCTCATGATGGTATGCCTTACCTTGACAATTTAGAGGTCTTTGATGCTAGTAATAATCAGTTAGAGGGTAATCTACCTTCCTTCACGTTTGTGGTATCCCTTCGGATTCTTCGCCTTGCATGCAACCAGTTGACTGGTTTACTGCCCGAAGCTCTATTGAAGGAAAGTTCAATGATGTTGTCTGAACTGGATCTTAGTCAAAACAAGCTTGAAG GTCCCATTGGAATTATTACCTCGGTGACTCTGCAGAAGCTTAATTTATCTTCAAACAAATTGTATGGCCCCTTACCTCTCAGGGTAGGCCACTGTTCCATCATAGATTTGAGTAATAACACACTATCAGGTAATTTCTCAAGGATCCGGTATTGGGGTAACTATGTGGAAGTTGTTCAGCTAAGTACCAACTCATTGGGAGGAATGCTACCAAATGAAACTTCTCAATTTTTAAGGTTAACTGCACTTAAGGTATCCAATAACTCATTGGAGGGATTTCTCCCACCAATTTTGGGAACATATCCAGAACTAGAAGAGATTGATCTTAGCCTCAACCAGCTTTCTGGGTTTGTCCTACCAAGCTTTTTCACCTCAACCAAATTGATTAATCTTAATCTCTCCAACAATAAATTTTCTGGATCAATTCCTATTCTATTTCAACCTCCAAATAATCCATTAGTTTCTGCTGAAAATTTTAGTCTGGTGTTTCTTGATCTTTCACACAACAACTTGAGTGGGACTCTTCCTTCAAATATGAGTAGGCTTCACAATTTGGCATATCTCAATCTATGCAACAACCAATTGGAAGGTACTATTCCCGATGACCTTCCAGATGAGTTGAGAGTATTGAATGTGTCCTTTAATAATCTTTCTGGTGTTGTGCCAGAAAGCTTAAAGCAGTTTCCTGACTCAGCATTTCATCCAGGAAATACTATGCTGGTATTTCCACATTCGCAATCATCACCAAAAGATACTTCCAACCTAGGTTTGAGGGAACATCGGTTACATAAAAAGTCTGCAACTAGGATTGCCCTGATTGCATGTTTGGTTGCTGGTGGTTTTGTGATGGCTTTTGTggctataataatttattataaggtCCATCATGAAAAAGAAAGGACTTCTAAACAAAATGAAGCAATGAGCATCACCCAAGAGAGTACTTTCACCTCAAATACAGAGGCACCTGATAGAAATTTGGGAGCATTACCGCCTGCTCAAAGGGGGTCTTCTGATGATGCAAGGAACATTCATCCAGTGGGAAAGAAGCCAATAGATCCTGGCCCTTTTGAATTAGGTAAGAATGAGGAAGGAACATCTACCCCAATGTCTATTTTGTCACCTTCAAATCCTTCATCTTCAAAAAGCTATCAGTTTGAGAATCCTGGTTCCCTCAAAGTCTCCTCTCCAGATAAATTAGTTGGAGACTTGCATATATTTGATGGATCCTTGGTGCTAACTGTGGAAGAACTTTCATGTGCTCCAGCAGAAGTTATTGGCAGGAGCTGTCATGGAACACTCTACAAAGCTACACTTGACTCAGGTCACGAATTGGCTATCAAATGGTTAAGAGAAGGAATAACTAAAGGAAAAAAGGAGTTGGCAAGGGAAATAAAGAAACTTGGGACTATCAAGCATCCAAATCTGGTTTCTGTTCAAGGTTACTACTTGGGGCCAAAGGAACATGAGAAACTGATTATATCAAATTACATGAATGCACAATCTTTGGACATTTATCTCCAGG ttgtttcaattttttttgcagaGACAGATAAAAGAAATCTCCATCCTTTGTCTCTTGATGAAAGGCTCAGGGTGGCTGTAGAGGTGGCGCGATGTCTGCATTTCTTACACGATGAGAAAGCCATACCTCATGGAAATCTCAAATCCACAAACATTTTGCTAGAAACTCCCAACAGAAATGTCCTCCTCACTGACTACAGCCTGCACAGAATACTCACTGCTGCTGGTACTGCTGAGCAACTTCTGAATGCCGGCGCACTCGGTTATCGGCCTCCTGAGTTTTCTAGATCAAGCAAGCCATGCCCTTCCCTGACAAGTGATGTCTATGCATTTGGAGTGGTCTTGTTAGAGCTCCTAACAGGAAGAAATTCTGGAGAAATAGTTTCTGGGATTCCAGGGGTGGTTGACCTCACTGACTGGGTGAGGTTCTTAGCCGAACAAGACCGTTCAAACCAGTGCTTTGATAGGTCTATAATGGACAGGCACAATGGGGAAAGACAATCTAAAATTCTTGATGAAATGCTAAAGGTGGCTCTTAGATGCATCCTTCCAGCATCTGATAGACCTGACATGAAAACTGTCTTTGGTGATCTCTCAACAATAAGGTAG